The Globicephala melas chromosome X, mGloMel1.2, whole genome shotgun sequence genome contains the following window.
CGTCAGGTACTTCTGCTGCGCGAAATCTTTGCTGATGAGCCTCCCGGGATCCCCGAAGATCAAGTGCCTCCTCCCAGCATGGTAACCCAACGCATTGAGGAATTTCCAGAGCTCCTCTTCGGTGGCACGGTTGCCCTTCATGAAGATCGCGCCCAGGACAGTCATCAGGAGGCCGGACGTGGGCATCCTGAACTCATCACTCGGACTTGTGTCGCTGGGGAGGGCCATCTTGCTGATGAGGGCGTAGGAGTGACTGCTGGGGTCGACTTCCTTCAGCTCGAGGCCAAAGACAGCCTCCATGATATTAGAGGCTCTGCTGAGGATCTGAGGGAAGTGCTTCTTGTACTTCTTGTTGAGAGTCTTCAGCAGTGCTGCCTGCAGGATGGGCTCCTTCGTTATGTACTTCTCCAGCAGGAACTCCACGAACATTGTGGACTTCCTTCTCAGAGGATCTCTGCAACTGCTGCGAACGGAAGGTGCTGCCTGGGAGGTACCTGCACTTTTCTCATCTTGGCTCTGGGCACCCTCTTCAGATCCTGGGCATGAAACTCCTTCATCACGAGAGGTAGTGGCTGGGGCTCCCTGAGGCTCCTGGTGAGTGCCAGCAGCAGGGGAGCTCGGGGAAGTATCCCGAGAAACAGAAGCGGGGGAAGACGGCGACTCTTGTATCTcttctgccgccgccgccgccgccgccgcctcagtGGCCTGGGCACCCTTGAGACTCTGAGTCTCCCCCCGGGCCTGGTGGCGTTTTTTGCGGCCATGGCGCTTGTTCCTCCGGCGCCGAGGCATGATGACACAGGTCAGGGCCAGCAGGCGGGAGTGTGGGCAGGAAGGCAGGCAACGAGGGCACCTGGGGGAGGGACAAGGAGATGCTGTGAGCACCTTCAGCGGGGAGATTCCTCCCTGGCTTTAACCAAGGCCGCCTCTGCAGGGTCCTTGAGGGCACTGCCCGAGGACCCACAGGGCTCCTGTTCTCCTGCTCAGCCTGTCCCGAAACCCCTGTGGAGGACGGTAGAGTGAGCCTTGGGGCACAGccagccagccctgcctgggTGGTACGGGGGTGACAGTGGGGGCTGGCAGGGGAGGTAGGTCCCCACGGTTCCCATTCAGAGTCCGGATGATGGTTGTTGGCaagactcccccacccccccaccccctcccctctgctgctCTGAAGTTGACACCACCATCTTCCATGACACCCAGGAGGAGGAAAGGCGGCAGCGTTCAGCCCACCACCGAAGGGTCCTGGGACCCTCCCTTCTGCTGCCTGGTGGCTGCCCCTTCAGAACAAAGCTCTAACCTCCCTCGGACCTGGCAGAGGGAAGTACGGGCAGTCTCAGCCTGAACCTGGCAGAGGAAAGTACGGGCAGTCTCAGCCTGACAGTCCTTTCTTGGGAGTCTAAGGGTTGACAGGAGGGGACGGGCCACAATCTCTCTTGTCGCTTCTCTTCGGGGTGGGTGACTCCCTTAGTCCCCACTCGGGGTCCTCCCTGGACGGCCGGTGCAGCCTGGAGCTCCTCTCTTGCCCCGAGGGCCATCTGCTCGCACCAGTGCCGGCACCTCCTTGAGTCTCATTCGGAGGCGGTGAGGGTGACCACGCGGCCGCACGTGGCAGAGTTTTACCAGGCCTGCAGCGTGCGGCAGACAGGTCGAGGCCCTGTGGCTGGCGGCCCCACTGGCCCTCACTCAAGGGCTTGGGCTGACTCTTGGGAGTGCTTAGGGACACGCCTTCTGCTGGCCTGCACCTCCCCTCTCAGACAGCAGCCCTCCCTCCTCCGTGTGTGGCCAGAAGGAAGCGGCTGACAACAGGGGAGGGGTTCTGAGGTGCCCTTGCGACGGGGAGGACGGTCCTCGCCCTGACTCCTCCCGTGCCCTGGAAATCCTCCCTCTGCTGACCTGCGGCCAGCCCCTCAGGACAaggccccctcctccctgggcctcccgCGTCTGTCCGTCCGTCCGCGTTCGCACTGAGGGAGCCCCTCAGTTTTTAGACCTGCCCGGAGGCTCCCAGGCCGACATCAGGGGCGGGGTCCGCGTGGCCGCCATTCTGGGGTGTGGAGCCCTGCGGTCCCCACGAGGGTCCCGTCCTTCACTCCACAGGGCCTGGGGCGCTCCCTCTACTGAGCTGAGCCAGGGTCCAGCAGCCTCAGAGCGAGGCCTTCCTTGCCCGAGACCCCGTGGGGGAAGCGGATGGACTTTGGGCCTAACAGCCAGGCCCGAGCCTCTGGGGCCGAGAGCaggggcggggtgggcggggcctgtGTGGCCGCCT
Protein-coding sequences here:
- the LOC115850924 gene encoding melanoma-associated antigen B4-like, which gives rise to MPRRRRNKRHGRKKRHQARGETQSLKGAQATEAAAAAAAAEEIQESPSSPASVSRDTSPSSPAAGTHQEPQGAPATTSRDEGVSCPGSEEGAQSQDEKSAGTSQAAPSVRSSCRDPLRRKSTMFVEFLLEKYITKEPILQAALLKTLNKKYKKHFPQILSRASNIMEAVFGLELKEVDPSSHSYALISKMALPSDTSPSDEFRMPTSGLLMTVLGAIFMKGNRATEEELWKFLNALGYHAGRRHLIFGDPGRLISKDFAQQKYLTYRQVPNKDPPRYEFLWGPRAHAETSKMKVLEFLAKIIGTVPSALPDLYEEALKDEEERAAARAAAVAEGRAPSRAKACSSSHM